A stretch of Bombina bombina isolate aBomBom1 chromosome 2, aBomBom1.pri, whole genome shotgun sequence DNA encodes these proteins:
- the LOC128647415 gene encoding spindlin-Z-like: MKTPFGKAAGQRVRGDAAHAGVSASMMKKRTSHKKHRNNVGPSKPISQPQRNIVGCRIQHGWKEDSGPITQWKGTELNQVPVNPFLYLIKYDGFDCVYGLELHKDERVSALEVLPDRVTSSRISDAHLADTMIGKAVEHMFETEDGSKDECRRMVLARAPIMNTWFYITYEKDPVLYMYQLLDDYEEGDLRIMPDSNDTPSAEREPAEVVDSLVGKQVEYANVRVLPFSKEDGSKRTGMVIHQVEAKPSVYCLKFDDDFHIYVYDLVKTS, translated from the exons ATGAAGACCCCATTCGGAAAGGCAGCAGGTCAGAGAGTCAGAGGTGATGCAGCACATGCAGGTGTGTCTGCCAGTATGATGAAAAAAAGGACTTCTCACAAGAAGCATCGAAATAATGTTGGTCCAAGCAAACCAATTTCCCAGCCCCAGAGGAATATTGTAGGTTGCAGAATACAGCATGGTTGGAAAGAAGATAGTGGCCCAATAACACAATGGAAAGGAACTGAATTGAATCAAGTGCCAGTCAACCCATTCCTTTATCTTATTAAATATGATGGATTTGATTGTGTCTATGGACTAGAACTCCACAAGGACGAGCGAGTGTCTGCTCTTGAAGTTCTTCCAGATAGAGTTACTTCATCTCGAATTAGTGATGCTCACTTGGCAGACACAATGATTGGTAAAGCTGTTGAACACATGTTTGAAACAGAAGATGGTTCTAAGGATGAGTGTAGAAGAATGGTCTTAGCAAGAGCTCCCATAATGAACACATGGTTTTATATAACCTACGAGAAGGACCCAGTTTTATATATGTATCAGCTATTAGATGACTACGAAGAAGGAGATCTCCGCATCATGCCAGACTCTAATGATACCCCTTCAGCAGAAAGAGAACCAGCAGAAGTTGTGGACAGCCTTGTAGGAAAGCAAGTGGAGTATGCCaatgtcagggttttaccattct cCAAAGAAGATGGCTCAAAAAGGACTGGCATGGTAATACACCAAGTGGAAGCCAAACCCTCTGTATATTGCTTAAAATTTGATGACGATTTCCATATTTATGTCTACGATTTGGTGAAGACATCATAG